The Pseudodesulfovibrio senegalensis genome contains the following window.
TCTCATGCAGCAGCAGGGTGCCCTTTTGGCCCGCAATCCTCGGGATACCCTGAAGAAGAAATTTATGGCCTCATGGCAGCAACTTCAGAATATCCTTACGGAAAATCCAAGTCTCGAGGTGCTTTCCTCCTTGTGGCTGTTCGAGTCCCAACAACAGGGTCACGACTTTTCCGCACTCAGAAAGGTCATTGACCGTTATGCGGCACTTGTTGCCGCAATTCACGACCTCCTATAGCGTGGCATGTTTTTTGAATTCCTTTTCGGAGAAGCTCAAAAAGGAATTTTTAGCCCCATATTCAGGAGGAAGAAACCATGATAGTTATCGACGGCCAAAAGTGCGATCTGGAATTCGCGCAGTTTGAAAATCTCGACGAAATTTTCAGTACTGTTGCTGAAAAGGGATATCTGAATGATCGGGTGGTCACGGACGTGTTTGTGAATGACGAACCGTTCAGCGAGGTTTACCCGCATCAGTCCGAGGATATCACCGTTGGTGATGTTCGCAGCGTGGAAATCAAGACCATGGCCACGGCCGACATGGCCATCGAAATTACCCGCGAGCTCTACAAGGTCGTAACCCTCATGGGTGAAGGCGGACGCACTGTTGCCGACCTGTTCCGTCAGGCGGACGATGCTGAAGCTCTGGAAACGTATCAGGACCTTCTGGACGTTACCCGCAACTTCCTGGGCATGATCGGCGTGCTGCGCAATGAATACACCCTCAAGGACCATGAAGAATACGAGGCCATCGGCGAAGGCATGTCTTCTCTGTTTACGGAAATGACGGAAGTTCTGGAAAATGAAGACTGGATTCTTTTGGCCGACCTGCTTGAGTATGAATTTTTGCCCCTGGTGGACAAATGGAAAAAAGTGATTGCCCAGCTTCGCGAAGACATACGACAGGTTCGGTAGACGTGGACGCCCGTCGAAAAACACTCAACGAGGTCCTTGAAATGGGGCGGCGTGAGTTGAAACATCTTTTGGCCGGTGACGTCATGGAAGCCGAGGAGCTTGCACGTGAACGCTGTGACAAGGCGCAACAAGTTCTTTCCGGTTTGGATAAGGAATCCGTTCAGGCCCTGGAGGGAGAACTGCGCGCTTTTGACAGTCTCCAGCGAGACCTGACGGCAGAAGCATCGCTGTTGAAGGATCGGGTCCGGGATGAGTTGACCAATTTACGCAAGCAATCGAAGCGACTTGCCGGTTATAAGGTCGGTGCCGGATTCACGAAGTCCGGTTTCAACCGTTCCCGGTTTGTCAGCAGGACCGGTTAGGTTTCTTCCTTCTTTTGTTGAGACGAGAAAAAGGCCGGACATTGTGTCCGGCCTTTTTCATTGCCATTGTATACCGGCTTGATTGTCGTCGTATATACCTGCCCGGCCGAATGAAATGCCAATACGGGTATAACCGTCCCCGTCCGATTCCATGTTTCGTATCATTCCTTCATACCAATAGGGTTTGAAGACTTTTTCTCGAAAATTGAACATGAAGATATTGATGACCGCGCGCGCGTCGGTGATGCATGTGGCGGGGAGCATACTGTTGGATATGCGCAGGGCGATGCCGCCCTTGGATATGTTCAGGACGCTGTTGGTGTCGTGCCCGGAGGCATCCTGCGCGTATGAGTTGATGCCGATGTCCGGTACAGCGTCTGCGTAGGGGATATCGCTTGTGTCTGCGTCGGCAAGCCAGAGCTTGATGCGGATGAACTGTTGGTCCACTACGCGTTTTCGTCCATGCTCCCTACGTTTGATGAACTGGAAGCGGATAGGTGCTGAGAGAACGACTTGCGGTGATGCGGTATCCTTGTCCACTGGTTCCGCCAGCAGGCACGGGAATCCGTTGACTCGTTTTCCGGCTGCCTTAACCGGGGCGTGCAGGCATTGGATTGTGTCTCCCTTCTGTGCCGTCACGTTGCCCAGCCGTTCGATGACTTCACAGCGAAGTCTTTTTTTGTTTACACGGGTCAGTACGCAGCGAAACGCGGGGGAGCCGTCGGGATTATACAGCTCCAAGGTGGTTCCCGTCTTGAGCAGGTGGCTGGGGATGAGTGATGTCTTCACGAGTTCTGCAGTCTTTTCATGGCGCAGCACACGCAGGGCAAGCAACAGCAGAAGCACGGCCATGAGCACCAGCAGGGCTGCGAGCACGACTCTTGCCACAAGGACGTCCTCAATGCCGAGAATTTGCTTCAAGGCTTCGAGGACAAGGGATTGTATTTGTTCGGGCAACGTTTCAAGAGTGTTCATGGCGTATTGTTCACGAATTGTTTTTTGGCGTTCAGCACCTTGGCCAGATAGCGCCGTGTTTCGTCATGGGGAAGGTTTTGCCGAAGCCGTTCATAGACGCGCATCGGTCCCAGGGCATTTATGGTCCGGGCGGCCTTTTCCCTATCGCGATTGAAGGTTCGCAGCACTGCTCCGGGGCCGCCGTTGTATCCTGCAATGACACAATATTCACGTGAGACCGGATCGGTTATTCCGGAAAGGAGCCGATATTGGAGCATGTGCAGGTAGCCGGTACCGTATGTTATGTTGGTTGCCGGGTCCAGCAGGCTGTTCGAGGAAGGTCTGCCTTTTTTGCCGTGCAGCATGGAGTACACGTCGCTTCCTGCGGTTTTCGGGACAACCTGCATCAGGCCTATGGCCATGGCGTGACTGACGGCAAACGGATTGAAATCGGACTCGACTTTCATGATGGCGTATATGAGATTGCTGCTGACCTGAAAGCGACGGGATGACGTATCCACGAGGTTCCTGTATTTGGCGGCTCGCACATGAAGGTGGTCCCGTACCATGGGAATGGTGACATAGTGGATGGTTGTCCCCTTTTTCCCTGCGCGTTTGGCGAGTTTTGTCTTGACCAGAGCCTCGGAAAAACGTGAAGCGCGCCACTCCCATCGAACCGGTTTTGAATCGTAGTCCACCACTTCTCCCAGGAGAAACGGAGTTTCGCCAAGCGTGACAGGTGCGGATGAATAGAGGTCCACCGCTCGAGGGTCATTGGGGGTGAGCAGGGTTATGACAATGGCTTCACGCAAGCTTTCCAGCGGTCTTGTCGTGTCCACGGTTTCCACGGTCACGACACCTTTATCAAAATCGACCATGGCCCGGGATTGATAGTTCTGTGTGTATTTGACATATCGCTTGGGCGCAGGCAGCACGACTTCGTCTTCGCCCCAGTTGCCGCCAATGGCCTGGATGAATTTTTCGAGTATTTTTTTGAATGACTTCAGGTCATTGCCAAGGGCTTGGGGGTTGACCGCATAGTGGGCGGCCTTGCTTGCAGCAGCGCTTTGTGCAGCCGCACCGATGTCTCGGGACGCTGCGATCCGCGCAATACGGACCGCATCGTATCGTGTGCAACCCGTTAGAAAGAACATGGCTGCGATTGCAGCAAGCATCAGGGCTTGGTAGTGTCGCTTTGTTGCGCTTGGTGTTTTTGCCGACGTGTGAATTATTCTTTTGCGTATTTGTGTCATGGAGTTCGAAAGGCGATGAAAATGGATAAAATTATTGAAATCATTGATGGTGATCTGGCTCCCATTATTCCACGGTTCATGGACAACAGCAAACGGGAACTTGAGGCCATGCTGCAGGCGCTGGAAGCCGGAGAGTATGAGACCTTGAGCCGTTTGGGGCACAACACGAAGGGAGCCGGTTTCGGGTATGGCTTCATGGGAATGGGCGAGATCGGACGTACTATCGAACAGTCCGCCAAAGAGAATGATGAGCAGGCGTGCCGGACTGCGGCAGATGAATTGCGGCATTATCTGGAATGCGTGGAAGTGCAATACCAAAAATGAACGTCTGCCTTTGCATGACGTTCATTTTTGGTATTGGCCCGGTAGACCGTGGGGTGGTTGGCCGGAACTCTTTTTTTTAGCATACCTTGCTGTATCTGTTAGTTCCCGACTCTCTCCGACCTCACCTGTTTTCCAGGCTTATATTTAATATAAGCATGTATTGTGCCATTGGCAATGTCGACGCGCCGCCACTCATGATATGCTTTTGGAATTGCATATTTTTTTGAATACGACTATCGCCACGCAGCCCGGAACGATCCGGGCGGACGTCGGAAAAATGACCACCCGTCCATTTTGAATCAGGCCTGGAGCATCTCCATGGCGGCGTCCACGTCCCAATCCTCATGCACCACCTTGTTCAGCGCGGCCACGATGGCTTTGGGCGATTGGTTCTGGAAAATATTGCGCCCGACCGAAAGACCCGCGCCTCCGGCCTGCACGGAGTCATAGACCATTTGCACGAGGTCCCGGTCATTGTTGAGCTTGGGGCCGCCCGCAATGACTACCGGCACGCAGCAGCCGTCCGTGACTTTTGAGAACGAGTCCGGGTCGCCGGTATAGTTGACCTTGACGATGTCGGCTCCGAGTTCTGCGCCGACTCTGGCGCAATGGGCAACGACTGCCGGATCATATTCATTGGTGATTTTTTCTCCCCGGGCATACATCATGGCCAGAACCGGGATTCCCCACTCATTGGCTTCCGAGCAGATTCTGCCGAGGTCCGAAAGCATGTTCGCTTCGGTTTCGTCACCGAGGTTTATGTGCAGGCTGACCGCGTCCGCACCGAGCTTCAAGGCATCGGTTACGCTGGCCACGAGGCATTTGGCGTTTGGGTGCGGGGAAAGTGATGTGCTTGCGGAAAGATGGATGATGAGGCCGATGTCACGTCCTCCCTGACGGTGGGAGCAGCGGGGGATGCCTTTATGCATGAGCATTGCGTTGGCGCCGCCTTCTGCCACCTGGTTGACGGTGTCGCGCAGGTCCACGAGTCCATAAATGGGGCCTACGGTTACGCCGTGATCCAAGGGAACGATGATGGTCCTGCCGTTGTTGCGGTTCATGATCCGTTCGATGCGGATTGCCTTGCCGAGCTGCATGGTGTTTCTCCTTGCTTGCCCCGGCCTTGTCTGAAACCCCGGCTCAATAAAAAAGGCCGCAGGTTTCAACCTGCGGCCTTGGGCGTTTGATTGGGTATGTTTTCAGTCAAGCACGCCGTAACCGCAGGTTTTTCCAAAAAAGAAAAAACCGAAGAAAAAGAAAAAGCGGTTAAAATTGTTTGCGTACATAAATTACGCATAGAGCGGGAGCTGCAGTGCTGTCAAGAGACAATTGTTTGTTTCAGGACGGGTCTGTCCACAGGAAACGGTCGCAAAAGCGGGGAGGGAGGTGCCGGACAATTCTGACCAGCAGGGCCACTGCAACTATGCTGAACAGGAAGCGTCCCCAGAATATGCCGGAAAAATGTGCGCCGATGAGCATGAGTAGAAATGTGTCTTCGATCAGTGCGTGCGACATGCCCATGAGGGTGACGGAATAGAACACGTCCTGTTTGCTCAGGTTGCCGGAGCGCGCTTCCTTGATGATCAGGCCGCTGCCGTATGTCAGCCCCACGGTCAGGCCGATGACCGTGATGGCCGAAGCCTTGGGGCCGATGCCGATGATTTTGAGGATGGGCCTGAGGATCTTGTTGAGGATTTCAATAACGCCGCAGGCCGTGAGCAGGCGCATGATGGCCATGAGGGTCATGATGACAATAAAGATATATCCGAAGTTTCTGGCTTGGCCCAAGGCCCATTTTGTGATGGTCGGGTCCTGCGTGACTGAGGGGGAAAACATGATAGATGCGGGCTGGGTGAACATGTCGCCGGCGGAATACACAAGATGCAGGATGGCTCCCAGGGCAAAGGCTCCCAGCATGCGGATGAATGCCTGGAAGAGGAAGCGGGCTCCTGCCTTGCGTGATACCGCCGACTCCAAAGGCAGGGCGTGGGCGACGAGCATGAGGACTGCGAGCACTGTGGCCTGTTGTTGGGTGAGGGTGATGTCTTGCGCCAGCGACATGAAGATGATCAGGCCTGTATAGACGTTGTTGACGATGGCTCCTGCCCATACAAACCCTGTTTCCGCGGGCAGCCCCACCAGCCCCATGATCGGTTCCAGCGGCATGGCCACATAGGTTATCAGCCCGGAATCTTGAAGGATTTTGACGCCAACAACGATGGGGATCATGACCTTGAAGAGCGTCAGGGCCGACTCGATGCTGTCTTTGAGCAGGCTGCGGATGAATTCGATGATTTTTTCCGAGATCGACATGGGGAATCCTTGCTTGTGATGGAGTGCGAATCTAGGCCAAAGACCGGAAAAAGAAAAGGGGAGACCGTTTGGCCTCCCCCTTATTTTTTGTTTGTGGTTGTGGTTACAGTATTCGGCTGGCTATCTGGAAGGCCGCAACGGCCATGCCGTACGCCAGTGCGGTTGAGCCGATGACACTGAAGATTGCCCATTTCCAGCTTGATTCGCGGGCCATGGTCACCACGGTGACAAAGCAGGGCGCGTAGAGCATGACAAAGAGAATCAGCGCAATGGCGCCGGCCTTGCTGAAGTTGGGATCGTTGGCGAGGCGTTGGGACAGCGGTTCCGCCGCTTCCGGGTCGACGTCGCCCAGCGAGTATGCCGTGCCCAACGTTGAAACAATGACTTCCTTGGCCGCAAATCCGCCCACCAGCGAGATGTTGGTGCGCCAGTTGAATCCTGCGAATCGTGTCACGGATTCAAGTGCGGTTCCCAGCCTGCCTGCAACGGTATTCCTGAGACTTTCTTCGGCTTCGGCATTGTCGATTCGTTGGAGGGAATCCTGGAGCGGGCCGATTATGTCGCCGTGAGCCCCCGCTGCTTCAGCCTCTTCGATCTGGAGGACAATGGGGGCGCGTTGGTTTTCAAAATGCGCAAGCCGTTGTTCCGGCAGGGACGGGAAGGTCATGGCCGCCCAGAGCAGGATGGATATTCCCAGAATGACGGTTCCTGCTTTTTTTGCATATTCCCACGTGCGTTCCCAGGTGTGGATCAGCACACCCTGAAGCGTTGGCATCCGATAGGGAGGCAGTTCCATGACAAAGGGGGTGCTTTTGCCTCTGATGACGGTCCAGCGGAGCAGGCGGGCTACAATCAGGGCCATGGCCCACGCCGTCAGTGTGATCAGCAACATGATGCTTGCGCCTTCTTGCGGGAAAAAGGCCGCCGCCAGCATAAGGAAGACGGGAACCTTGGCTCCACAGGTCATGTAGGGCGCAACAAAAAGTGTTGCCAGTTTTTCCCGTTTGCTGCGAAGTGTTCGAGTGGCCATGACTCCGGGCACGGCGCAGCCGCCGGCAATGCCGCCGGAAACAATGAAGGGCAGCACCGACGTGCCGTGGAGTCCGAAACTGCGGAATATGCGGTCAAGCATGTAGGCCATACGCGCAACGTATCCTGAATCTTCCAGAGCGGAAATCATCAGGAACATGAACATGATCAGCGGGACGAATCCGAGCACGCCGCCAACGCCGTCTATGACTCCGGAGACAATGAGCGAACGCAGCAAACCTTCGGGCATGACTCCGGCCACCGTGTCCCCCAGCCAGCCGAAGAGCGCCTCAAGCCAGTCCATGGGAACTTGGCCTACGGTGAATGTGACTTTGTAGATGAGATAGATGATTCCCAGCATGATCAGCGGACCAGCGATTTTGTGTGTGAGGACCTGATCCATTTTGTCGGACATGGTGATCCGCTGCGTGTCCAGCATGGGGTAGTGGACGACCTTGCGGATGATTCCGGCGATATAGCCGTAGCGGAAATCGGCAATGATGGCGTCCGGCGTGGCGTTGAGTGTCTTGGTTGTATGATCCGCAACTTCCGCGGCCATTTGTTCCAGCTGTCTGGAAAGCTCCGGGTTGGCGGCCCGCCCTTTAAGCACCACGTCTTCATCGTGCTCAAGGTATTTGATTCCGGTCCAACGGGCCGGAACCTTGTCCGTGAGGAAGGACTCTGCGGTAATGGCTTCTTCCATGGCCTCGAGCACGGGGTCGAGGTCAGGGCCATA
Protein-coding sequences here:
- a CDS encoding 2-amino-3,7-dideoxy-D-threo-hept-6-ulosonate synthase — its product is MQLGKAIRIERIMNRNNGRTIIVPLDHGVTVGPIYGLVDLRDTVNQVAEGGANAMLMHKGIPRCSHRQGGRDIGLIIHLSASTSLSPHPNAKCLVASVTDALKLGADAVSLHINLGDETEANMLSDLGRICSEANEWGIPVLAMMYARGEKITNEYDPAVVAHCARVGAELGADIVKVNYTGDPDSFSKVTDGCCVPVVIAGGPKLNNDRDLVQMVYDSVQAGGAGLSVGRNIFQNQSPKAIVAALNKVVHEDWDVDAAMEMLQA
- a CDS encoding Hpt domain-containing protein, with translation MDKIIEIIDGDLAPIIPRFMDNSKRELEAMLQALEAGEYETLSRLGHNTKGAGFGYGFMGMGEIGRTIEQSAKENDEQACRTAADELRHYLECVEVQYQK
- the feoB gene encoding ferrous iron transport protein B: MKDITVALAGNPNCGKTTLFNVLTGARQHVGNWPGVTVEKKSGMMRHNDVNIEIVDLPGTYSLTAYTQEELVARNYLVNERPEVVVDVLNANALERNLYLGVQFREMGIPVVLALNMMDEVRDSGKTIDTSQLAEFTECPAIETVARLGQGSKNLLDAALEHAQKNRGQWSPLRISYGPDLDPVLEAMEEAITAESFLTDKVPARWTGIKYLEHDEDVVLKGRAANPELSRQLEQMAAEVADHTTKTLNATPDAIIADFRYGYIAGIIRKVVHYPMLDTQRITMSDKMDQVLTHKIAGPLIMLGIIYLIYKVTFTVGQVPMDWLEALFGWLGDTVAGVMPEGLLRSLIVSGVIDGVGGVLGFVPLIMFMFLMISALEDSGYVARMAYMLDRIFRSFGLHGTSVLPFIVSGGIAGGCAVPGVMATRTLRSKREKLATLFVAPYMTCGAKVPVFLMLAAAFFPQEGASIMLLITLTAWAMALIVARLLRWTVIRGKSTPFVMELPPYRMPTLQGVLIHTWERTWEYAKKAGTVILGISILLWAAMTFPSLPEQRLAHFENQRAPIVLQIEEAEAAGAHGDIIGPLQDSLQRIDNAEAEESLRNTVAGRLGTALESVTRFAGFNWRTNISLVGGFAAKEVIVSTLGTAYSLGDVDPEAAEPLSQRLANDPNFSKAGAIALILFVMLYAPCFVTVVTMARESSWKWAIFSVIGSTALAYGMAVAAFQIASRIL
- a CDS encoding murein transglycosylase domain-containing protein, with protein sequence MFFLTGCTRYDAVRIARIAASRDIGAAAQSAAASKAAHYAVNPQALGNDLKSFKKILEKFIQAIGGNWGEDEVVLPAPKRYVKYTQNYQSRAMVDFDKGVVTVETVDTTRPLESLREAIVITLLTPNDPRAVDLYSSAPVTLGETPFLLGEVVDYDSKPVRWEWRASRFSEALVKTKLAKRAGKKGTTIHYVTIPMVRDHLHVRAAKYRNLVDTSSRRFQVSSNLIYAIMKVESDFNPFAVSHAMAIGLMQVVPKTAGSDVYSMLHGKKGRPSSNSLLDPATNITYGTGYLHMLQYRLLSGITDPVSREYCVIAGYNGGPGAVLRTFNRDREKAARTINALGPMRVYERLRQNLPHDETRRYLAKVLNAKKQFVNNTP